In Microbulbifer sp. GL-2, the following are encoded in one genomic region:
- a CDS encoding 2OG-Fe(II) oxygenase has protein sequence MTDFIEVYDGALPLDFCQKIIETFEKSPGRQVQGVTGGGVDPSKKLSKDIHLNQHPEFKDILAKTVDYTSEHIAHYFKKYYFLLIGTFGLTVIHPKTGKPVTLIQDNYEEVGAPQAHILIQQLFRIGHINAQKYNKGEGGYPYWHSEIFPQTPHNEALHRALLFMFYLNDVDEGGHTDFYYQNKTVKPKAGRMVIAPAGFTHTHRGNVPESGDKYILTSWVLFNRAEQIYGVNQ, from the coding sequence ATGACAGATTTTATCGAAGTATATGATGGCGCCCTTCCTTTGGATTTCTGTCAGAAAATTATCGAAACATTTGAGAAAAGTCCAGGCAGGCAGGTACAGGGAGTAACAGGAGGGGGTGTTGATCCTTCGAAAAAACTCAGTAAGGATATCCATTTAAACCAACACCCTGAATTTAAAGATATCTTAGCCAAAACTGTCGACTACACCTCAGAGCATATAGCCCATTACTTTAAAAAGTACTATTTTTTACTCATAGGCACCTTTGGCCTTACTGTCATTCATCCCAAAACGGGCAAACCGGTTACGCTCATTCAAGACAACTATGAAGAAGTGGGCGCACCTCAAGCGCACATTTTGATACAACAGTTATTCCGCATAGGACATATCAACGCCCAAAAGTATAATAAGGGTGAAGGCGGCTACCCCTATTGGCACAGTGAAATTTTCCCTCAAACACCCCACAATGAGGCACTGCATCGCGCCCTATTGTTTATGTTTTATCTCAACGATGTCGATGAAGGTGGACATACTGACTTTTACTACCAAAACAAAACAGTAAAGCCGAAAGCTGGCCGGATGGTGATTGCGCCAGCTGGCTTTACTCATACCCACAGAGGTAACGTACCTGAATCAGGTGATAAGTATATTTTAACCTCCTGGGTCTTATTCAATCGGGCCGAACAGATATACGGTGTGAACCAATAA
- a CDS encoding exopolysaccharide biosynthesis protein yields MTQKITGLRQLLEQIESSSQHTARISLQLVLEAIGPRSYAPFLLLVGLILFSPLSGVPGLSTAMASLLLLVAIQLLLGRKHVWLPQWLLNRSISHKKLNATLRWMRRPAAFADRWMQPRLDFLVRRSGTFAIGTICSLIALTMPLMEFVPFSATTAGFALTIFGLALVTHDGLLALIAFVFTGLLTWLLAHALL; encoded by the coding sequence ATGACACAGAAAATCACCGGACTGCGGCAACTGCTTGAACAAATTGAATCGAGTAGCCAGCACACTGCGCGTATCTCCCTGCAGCTTGTACTGGAGGCAATCGGGCCCAGGTCTTATGCGCCCTTCCTGCTGTTAGTGGGGTTGATCCTGTTTTCTCCACTGAGTGGCGTGCCTGGCTTGTCTACTGCCATGGCCTCACTCCTGCTGCTGGTAGCCATCCAGCTGTTACTGGGGCGCAAACATGTATGGCTACCACAATGGTTGCTAAACCGCTCCATCTCCCATAAAAAGTTAAATGCAACCCTACGCTGGATGCGAAGGCCGGCGGCCTTTGCCGACCGCTGGATGCAGCCGCGCCTTGACTTCCTGGTACGACGCAGTGGTACTTTCGCGATAGGCACTATTTGCTCACTGATTGCTCTGACTATGCCCCTGATGGAATTTGTGCCCTTCTCGGCAACTACTGCCGGATTTGCACTCACCATCTTTGGCCTGGCCCTGGTTACCCACGATGGACTATTAGCCCTGATTGCATTTGTTTTTACCGGTCTACTCACCTGGCTTCTCGCCCACGCCCTACTTTGA
- a CDS encoding NAD-dependent epimerase/dehydratase family protein — protein MAKKAIIIGATGLIGSHLIEQLVQDDSFDEIVTLTRRSAPFSHPKVHNEVVDFERLEEHANLFRGDLLFSCLGTTKKQAGGLERQYKVDVEYQFRAAQLAADNGVSHYLLVSSSGANPKSSSAYLRMKGELEQKVLTLPFTRISIFRPSLLLGERGESRPAEKIGAVLLPWVCRLPGLRQYRPISGAQVAEKMINVCNKTGTGIETFTLDELFYT, from the coding sequence ATGGCTAAAAAAGCAATTATTATTGGTGCGACCGGGCTGATTGGCAGCCATCTTATTGAACAACTGGTGCAGGATGATTCTTTTGATGAAATAGTCACCCTAACCCGCCGCAGCGCGCCCTTTTCCCACCCTAAAGTTCACAATGAAGTGGTGGATTTTGAGCGCCTGGAAGAGCACGCAAACCTGTTCCGTGGCGACCTGCTCTTCTCCTGTCTGGGCACAACAAAAAAGCAGGCAGGCGGTCTGGAGCGGCAATACAAGGTGGATGTGGAGTATCAATTCCGTGCGGCACAGTTGGCTGCCGATAACGGGGTATCCCATTACCTGCTGGTATCCTCCAGTGGAGCCAATCCTAAAAGTAGCAGCGCCTATTTGCGCATGAAAGGCGAACTCGAACAGAAAGTACTGACCCTGCCTTTTACCCGCATCAGTATTTTCCGCCCCTCGCTACTCCTGGGGGAGAGAGGGGAATCACGCCCTGCCGAAAAAATAGGCGCTGTATTGCTACCCTGGGTCTGCCGACTCCCCGGACTACGCCAATATCGCCCCATTAGCGGCGCCCAGGTGGCGGAAAAAATGATAAACGTTTGTAATAAAACGGGTACAGGCATAGAAACCTTCACCCTGGACGAACTGTTTTACACCTGA
- a CDS encoding thioesterase family protein produces MFVESIKTRFSDTDALGHINNTMLPIWFEGARNPIFELFTPNLDIQKWKLILARFEIEFHGEIFYGQDVEIRTGISRVGSSSFDVYQEAWQSEKRVASGKTVHVYFNYDAKRAEPLTDELKEALLAYPLGQD; encoded by the coding sequence ATGTTTGTAGAGTCGATAAAAACACGCTTTTCTGACACGGATGCGTTAGGTCATATCAATAACACCATGTTGCCTATCTGGTTTGAAGGTGCGCGTAACCCTATTTTTGAGTTGTTCACACCTAATTTAGATATACAAAAGTGGAAACTGATTCTTGCCCGTTTTGAAATAGAATTTCACGGGGAGATCTTCTACGGTCAGGATGTTGAGATACGTACAGGTATATCTCGCGTTGGATCAAGCTCATTTGACGTATACCAGGAGGCGTGGCAAAGCGAAAAGCGGGTTGCGTCCGGTAAAACGGTACATGTTTATTTTAACTATGATGCTAAGCGTGCAGAACCCTTAACAGATGAACTTAAGGAAGCTTTGCTCGCCTATCCTCTCGGTCAAGACTAA